A window of Sagittula sp. P11 genomic DNA:
CGCCGACGCGATGATGGAGGCGGCAGAGGCAGGGATCGAGACGGCGGTCTGCGTGACCGACGGCATCCCGGCGCAGGACATGATGCGGGTGAAGCGCTTCCTTCGCCGTTTCCCGCGCGACCGCAAGATGCGGCTGATCGGGCCGAACTGCGCGGGCATCATCAGCCCGGGGCAGGGCTTCATGGGCATCATGCCGCCGCACATCTACATGCCGGGCCGCGTGGGCATCATCGGCCGGTCGGGCACGCTGGGCTACGAGGCGGCGAGCCAGATGCAGGCGCTGGGGATCGGCATCTCCTCTTCCATCGGGATCGGCGGCGACCCGATCAACGGATCAAGCTTCCGCGACATCCTCGAGCTGTTCGAGAACGATCCCGACACCGATGCGGTGATGATGATCGGCGAGATTGGCGGCCCGCAGGAGGCAGAGGCGGCGGAATACGTGCGCGACCACATGACGAAACCCGTCGCCGCCTACATCGCCGGTCTCGCCGCACCCAAGGGCCGCAAGATGGGCCATGCCGGTGCGATCATCTCGGCCTTCGGCGAAAGCGCGCAGGAGAAGGTGGACATGCTCTCTGCCGTCGGCATCACGGTGGCCCCGAACCCCTCGGCCATGGGCGAGACCGTCGCCCGGATGCTGGGCATGAAGGCCGCGGCATGAGCGCGTCATCCCTGATGGAGCCGGACCACACCGCCTGGATCGGGCGCACGCAGACCGTCGAGGGGGGCGTCACACCCAACCTCGCCGGGATGCTCGGCGCGGCGGTCGGCCACGATCTCTCCCCGGTCCGCGACCTGCGGGCCGGACGGCCGCTGCCCAGCCTCTGGCACTGGGTGGCGTTCCCCGAGTTC
This region includes:
- the sucD gene encoding succinate--CoA ligase subunit alpha yields the protein MAILIKDDTRVVVQGLSGRIGQFHAQEMIEYGTKVVAGVTPGKGGSSVLNRPVFNTVREAVEQTGATASLLFVPPAFAADAMMEAAEAGIETAVCVTDGIPAQDMMRVKRFLRRFPRDRKMRLIGPNCAGIISPGQGFMGIMPPHIYMPGRVGIIGRSGTLGYEAASQMQALGIGISSSIGIGGDPINGSSFRDILELFENDPDTDAVMMIGEIGGPQEAEAAEYVRDHMTKPVAAYIAGLAAPKGRKMGHAGAIISAFGESAQEKVDMLSAVGITVAPNPSAMGETVARMLGMKAAA